From the Solanum lycopersicum chromosome 10, SLM_r2.1 genome, one window contains:
- the LOC138338766 gene encoding uncharacterized protein, whose amino-acid sequence MGCVAYVEEEKKELVKDVHRLARLGVRLMRISDNGVIVLNGAKSSSVVEGAVHNKSVEVFFQGGDGVLRYEGRFCVPDVGELRQHILAESPNSRYCIHPASTKMYRDLREVYCWNGMKKDIVDFVSKYPNCRQVNVEHQKLGGMTQVFDIPTWKWDEINMAFITGLPRTRKEHDSIGMAPYVDLYGRRYRSLVGWFEVGKAASIGTNSVLYAREKVSPTKVVMRFGNKGKLSPRYVRLYKILKRVGKAAYELELPAELAIVRPVFHISLLKKFVGDPASIVPLESVEVKDSLSYKDVPFEIFYHHVRRLRNKDVASVKVSCRSQSVEGATWEAEAAMKAK is encoded by the exons atgggttgTGTAGCctatgttgaggaagaaaagaaggagctagtgaaggatgttcacaggcttgctcgtttgggagttcgccttatgagaaTATCTGACAATGGTGTAATAGTTCTGAATGGGGCAAAATCGTCTtcggtagtggag ggtgcagtccataatAAGAGCGTGGAGGTTTTcttccaagggggagatggtgtacttcgctacgaAGGTAGATtttgtgttcctgatgtgggcgaGTTAAGAcagcatattcttgcagaatCCCCTAACTCTAGGTATTGTATTCATCCAGCTTCCACTAAGATGTATCGcgatctgcgggaagtctattgttggaatggcatgaagaaggatatagtagactttgtgagtaagtatCCCAATTGCCGGCAAGTCAATGTAGAACATCAAAAACTCGGGGGTATGACTCAAGTgttcgatattcctacttggaaatgGGATGAGATCAATATGGCCTTCATCACAGGATTACCGCGTACTCGCAAAGAGCATGACTCCATTGGG ATGGCTCCTTATGTGGatttatatgggcgtagatatAGATCtcttgttggttggtttgaagttggtaaAGCAGCTTCGATAGGAACaaattcagtcctttatgctagggagaaa GTCTCGCCTACGAAAgtggtgatgagatttggaaataaagggaagctcagtcctagatatgtacgcctttacaagatcttgaaaagggttggcaaggcagcatatgagttagagttgccagcagaattagcaATTGTGCGTCCGGttttccacatctcactcttgaagaagtttgtgggtgatccagcctctatagtgccattGGAGAGTGTGgaggtgaaagatagtctttcttataaGGATGTaccatttgaaattttttaccATCATgtcagaaggttgagaaacaaagatgtcgcttcagtcaaggtttcgtgtaggagtcagtccgtagagggagctacatgggaagcagaagcagccatgaaagccaagtaa